From Zea mays cultivar B73 chromosome 3, Zm-B73-REFERENCE-NAM-5.0, whole genome shotgun sequence:
ACTTTAGGAAAATTCCTAGAAATGTTTTGGCACCCAACAAACACAAATAAAATATTTTGAGGTTATAAATTTTTTTAAATGTCTCTAATAAATAGATTTTTGCTTTTTGAAAATAGGAAAAGTAATCATAAAATAAGAAAAATTATCGGGCACTTCTATGAGGTTTGTTATCATGTTTCAAATAGGTTTTGCATCtagaaacactatgcaacgacatgaatgcaagAAAGCAAGTTCAACCTTATATTTTGTTTTAATTATTTTATAATAAAATAAAATACTTAAAACTATAACTTGTGATTCTAAACCACTCATATCTTAATAAATCAAACTAAATCTTGGAAATTTTTATTGGTTCAAAAAATTGGGTGTTACAAAGAGCTTCAAAATAGAGGAGATTATatctagaggaagaagaaaaggtaACCTGTGTGGACTGCCTTAGAGCCTCTCATGGCAAAAAGAGCACACACCAAAACAAATCAAAGATCGCCAGGAAGAAATATTTGAGATCCTGTCTCACTGATCTCTCCTAGTCTACAAGTCTCTACTAATCACCTGTGTCTTTCATCAGACCTTGGCGTTAGCGTCGATCTGGGCAATGCGAATCACTAGAGTGTACTGCCTGGCGGTGCTCTCTACGACGGCGTGGACAATTCGTGACTCTAGGCtgaacggtccgcgacctgagcgCAGGAGCGACGCCTTTCCTGCGTCGCACCAGACGGTCCAcgctctgggccggacggtccgtgatggcgcagggtcgtcttcctTCTCGCAGGAACCTATATCTCGTTCCATATGAGAGAGATCTTAGGGTGCTCCGAGTtgacaggtcacccggggcgtccacagacgacgtagagtcgcctATAAATTAAGAGATCAACTCGAGACAGAGATCTCTTGGAATGACAATCAGATCTTGTCCCTAGGAGAGGTAAGATCTTAGGGTCTTCTTAGAGTCGGCAGGCCaaccaagacggatctagacgacgtagaatcGAAtatgggtggaggtggatatgcggaaatCTATAAGTACAACTACGCTACATCTACTTTTAGGGCAAAAATGATAAAgaaagtaattggttcgattggaatatgTTCGGGGTTTTCAATCAGCCATACTCGTTCAGATATATACGGGGAGGTCTGGACACATCCTTAGACGATAGCTAACAAATCCCACGTAATTAGATGCATAATCACGCATAAGATAAGGATAATCGTCCGAGTTAATCTGATCGTAACCGTCCAGGCCCTAAGGCTAAACCGTGGGCcacttttggtgttcaacacTTGACTTAGCTAATTGATCGTGCATGCAACTATAGTCGATCTGGCTCGACGGTTGAACAAGACCGAAGTGTTCGTTCCGCGATTGAGGGCTTGAGGCGAACCCAAGAAAAGGGACCCTCTCCTTCTTGGGACAATCGAGCGTAGCACTTGGATTTGATGCTAATTGTCATCTTAATTTGGAACAAGGTACATCTTAATTTAACAAATCTCTTTTTTTGGAAGCCTTAACCGGTAAAGATGATTGTGGGGATGGAAACAGATACTTATTCcaatattttttttgttttttaattatgaATAAATAAGATATAAATTATACTATATAAATACATATTCTTATTTTTAGTTTGTAAAGATTAATAAAAAATAAACCTTAAAATCATCATATATCTTttcaaataataaatataaaattcGAAAAAATTTAGATATAaatattttttctattttttttggTTGTGGGATAAATAATGTATAAAACAATTTATAtaaatttttctttttatttataaTAATGTGCTTTAATATTAGCATAAAATTTTATACAAATTTATTTTAAAATATAAAATTTGTTATAACAATTCGGATACCCACATTTATCTCTAACCCTAGCTAATAATGTATAAAATCCTATCTTGTGATATATGTTACTGGATCATATGATTTTTATACTGATATGTCTTGACTCCCTCACCGATCACCACCGCCACAGGATTTCTGAAATGGCTAATGAAAGCAACATATCGGTCATTTAGTAGAAATTGTCCGGCTCCACACAAGTTCGTGGCCTTGATCGAAAGAAAGCGAAGGGTCTCAATTCAGAAGCTTTAGCACAACTACAGCACGATGCTTGCAGCAAGCACAAAACTAGACTGCAGTCTGCAGTGGCCACTGGATGAGAAAACTAAGATGAGTTCCTTGCAGACCCAACATGCAGCGAGTGAAGACGCATCCGTTTGATCAAAGCAGAGTTCAATTCTCTGCTGTCTTTATATTAAGTCTTGCTGCCATGATGCTGAGACTTGTTACTTCCGAGAGCAGTCTTTGTGTTTGATATCCTTCCTGTTGGGTCTGCAAAAGTCCAGCCTTTGGGTGATGCTAGTTTCAGAGAGTACAGCAATTCCTTCATCGTTGTCATGCTCACTTGAGTTGGATCCACTACTGAGGGATCTTGTTGAGAAGAAACTAAGCCTGAAGAGGAATGTGACTGCAATGGCTACCGAGCTCAGGGATGCCAGGAACAGGCTTGCTTCACAGGAACTGTTGCTGGCTCAGGAGATAGAAGCCAGAAAGGTACGTTTCTTTCTGTGTAGTTGGTAAGACTCTGGTGCTCTGTGTCACCATGGATTGGAAATTGTTAAAAGGTTGCTGAGCTAAAGACGAGAAATTTGGAGGATGAGGTGAGCAAGCTGCAGAAATGCTTAGGGGACAAAGATGAGCAGTTGCGTGCATCGCTATGTAGCGCAGATCAGGTCTCCTCCCCTTGCGCTCTCTCCACTTCCTTTGCTTTTCCAGCAGTTACACTTTAAGAAATCATTTTCTCATGTAGTTTTAAATTTAGCGCTTAATAGATTAGCTTCTGGTTAAATGACCATCTGCTATTCAATGATCATGTAGCTTTCACATTTACATACATGACCTAATATTTAATAATGGTGGTGTACTGATCACTTCATGTAAATGTCCAATACCCAGTTTGGATCTATTTATGTTCCTAGTCATTGCTTTTCAGTTAATATTCAAATCAGCGGACAACTCCCATGATGAATAATTCTTCTCATGTGCAGTTCCGCAATGAGTTGGATGGTTTCAGATCACAACTTCCAGTGATGACAACGCTGCTGCACTGCTCATATTTGTTAGGAAAGCTGAATGATAGGAACAATTCGATGAGTGAGGGTGAATTTCCGGTGAACAATTTAGCAGAACAGCTCAATCATCTTGAAAAGTGCCTCGAGAGCAGGGATCCCACACTAAGACAATTCAAAGATTGTTACTCTTTGAGAACCGAGTCTGACATCACGGATGCCTTTGCCAGAGTTGCATTTGATAACGTAAACGAATTCTGAAGATCCATTCTGATGTCCGATCGAAGGAACAGCGAGAACATTGACGAGGATTTGATTTTTCAGGATGATGGTGTGGCCAAGCCGGGAGAGGATATAAGGGCGCTATCTGCTCACTGGGTAAACAGAAGCAAGGAACTGGAATCACAGGTAGACCTTGAGTCAAGAATGCTTCTTCAAAATGTCTCACTTTTAGTGTGAAATATCTCTGTAATATCTAAATTGTGTTGACAAATAGTTGGATCAGCATCGGAGGACAGCCCAGGAGCTGAAGAGGAGGGTAATGAGACTTGAACTCTGCATCCTAGAACCATATGGAAACTCCATAGGGtaatttttttctgttttttttaaacATCTAATCAACAAATGACGCAAGTGTTCCTCAAACATAAATCCACAACTCAGGGGTGGTTTAGTGATCAGTGAAATTGAGAGAATCCATGGAGAAAAAATCTCCTTGCTACTCAGTTTAGGATCTATGGGACAAATTGAATAGCAAAGACTCCATCGGAACAATAGGGCCGTTATGTTTATTACTAAACTTGTTGAAGAGATGAAATAGaaccaaggtctatctttttttatCATATCAGAAGAAAATTTAGGTCaaaaattgtcggcgtttcgaacccgggggccctgggccgacgagtaaattgtcgccacgtgccccagcccagatgagtcggcgcgagacggagcgcgaaggggggaagagaagccggagggagacaggcgtaaaaggggaaacccgaagccttcgtgtttgtcccgcgcccaggtcgggtgcgcttgcagtagggggttacaagcgtccgcgtgggagagagcgagaggcttatgcgcgccgtctcgtccttccccgcgcggccagccttctgtaagagggccctggaccttccttttataggcgtaaggagggggtccaggtgtacaactgggagatgtagcagtgtgctaacatgtctagcagagaggagctagcgccctaagtacatgccgtcgtggcacccggagaggttttggcaccctgttcgtgtgatgtcgtggccgtcggaggagcgctggagcctcgcggaaggacagctgtcggggctgtcgagtccttgctgacgtctccttgcttccgtaagagggctgagagccgccgtcgtcatggagcaagcggggcgccatcattacttgtttaccggggcgagccagatgggacgccgatcttgttccccgtagccagagctagctaggggtagggtaatgatggccccacctgtgacgtggtcggtccgagccctaggttaggcgaggcggtggctcctccgaggtcgaggtcgagtccgagcccctaagtcgggcgaggcggagaccgtcggctgaggccagggctgagtccgagccctggggtcgggcgaggcggagttagtcgtcttccggggctgagcccgagtccgagccctggggtcgggcgaggcggagtttgtcttcttccggggctgagcccgagtccgagccctggggtcgggcgaggcggagttcgtcgtcttccggggctgagcccgagtccgagccctggggtcgggcgatgcggagttcgtcgtcttccggggctgagcccgagtccgagccctggggtcgggcgatgcggtgttcatcgtcttccggggctgagccagagtccgagccctggggtcgggcgaagcggagttccctatggcgcctgaggccggacttggctgctgtcagcctcactctgtcgagtggcacaa
This genomic window contains:
- the LOC103650075 gene encoding nuclear envelope-associated protein 2 isoform X3; translated protein: MLVSESTAIPSSLSCSLELDPLLRDLVEKKLSLKRNVTAMATELRDARNRLASQELLLAQEIEARKVAELKTRNLEDEVSKLQKCLGDKDEQLRASLCSADQFRNELDGFRSQLPVMTTLLHCSYLLGKLNDRNNSMSEGEFPVNNLAEQLNHLEKCLESRDPTLRQFKDCYSLRTESDITDAFARVAFDNDDGVAKPGEDIRALSAHWVNRSKELESQLDQHRRTAQELKRRVMRLELCILEPYGNSIG
- the LOC103650075 gene encoding nuclear envelope-associated protein 2 isoform X1, with the protein product MLVSESTAIPSSLSCSLELDPLLRDLVEKKLSLKRNVTAMATELRDARNRLASQELLLAQEIEARKVAELKTRNLEDEVSKLQKCLGDKDEQLRASLCSADQFRNELDGFRSQLPVMTTLLHCSYLLGKLNDRNNSMSEGEFPVNNLAEQLNHLEKCLESRDPTLRQFKDCYSLRTESDITDAFARVAFDNDDGVAKPGEDIRALSAHWVNRSKELESQLDQHRRTAQELKRRLRNQMAVQQPTCSGSGEKRNLWESSAFKLIASVSMLVLFTLANR
- the LOC103650075 gene encoding nuclear envelope-associated protein 2 isoform X4, with protein sequence MLVSESTAIPSSLSCSLELDPLLRDLVEKKLSLKRNVTAMATELRDARNRLASQELLLAQEIEARKFRNELDGFRSQLPVMTTLLHCSYLLGKLNDRNNSMSEGEFPVNNLAEQLNHLEKCLESRDPTLRQFKDCYSLRTESDITDAFARVAFDNDDGVAKPGEDIRALSAHWVNRSKELESQLDQHRRTAQELKRRLRNQMAVQQPTCSGSGEKRNLWESSAFKLIASVSMLVLFTLANR
- the LOC103650075 gene encoding nuclear envelope-associated protein 2 isoform X2 translates to MLVSESTAIPSSLSCSLELDPLLRDLVEKKLSLKRNVTAMATELRDARNRLASQELLLAQEIEARKVAELKTRNLEDEVSKLQKCLGDKDEQLRASLCSADQFRNELDGFRSQLPVMTTLLHCSYLLGKLNDRNNSMSEGEFPVNNLAEQLNHLEKCLESRDPTLRQFKDCYSLRTESDITDAFARVAFDNDDGVAKPGEDIRALSAHWVNRSKELESQLRNQMAVQQPTCSGSGEKRNLWESSAFKLIASVSMLVLFTLANR